The genomic stretch GCGAGGAGTCGGGGGCATGGATCGGCCTCCATCCCGACGACGCCGAGATGCTCGAGGCGCGCTACATGAACACCGACGACCTGCTCGCCCGCATGCGCGACTTCCTCGAGGACGCCGGGGTCCCCGCCACCAAGCTGCCCGACCTCAACTTCGCCTCGATGATGATCCGGGGACAGGTCACCATGGCCGTGCCCGACGTCCTGTTCGAGGACGGCCGACGCGTGGACGTGCCGGGATGGGACCTCCAGACGGTGTGGACACCCGGCCACTCCCCCGGCCACGTCTGCTTCTACAGCGACCGCCACCGCCTCCTGCTGTCAGGGGACCACGTCCTGCCGAGGATCACCCCCAATATCGGCGTGCACACCCAGCAGTTCCCGAACCCCCTGGGCAAGTACCTGGAGTCGTTGCTCAAGGTACAGAACCTCGGCGTCGACGAGGTCCTGCCCGCCCACGAGTACCGGTTCGCCGGCCTGGGTGCCCGGCTCGACGAGATCATCACCCATCACGCCGATCGCCTGGCGGAGATCGAGGGGCTGATCAGCGAGCACCCGGGGTCGACGGCGTGGGACCTCTCGGTGCTCCTGCGGTGGTCCCGTCCCTGGCACGAGATCGCGGACTTCATGCAGCGCGCTGCGGTGGGAGAGACGCTCGCGCACATCGTGCTCCTCGAGAACCACCAGCGCGTGCGCCGCGAGGGGGCCATGCCGTCGCGCTTCTACCTTCCCGAGCAACGCTGACACCTCCCCGGGCGGCGTCGACGGGTCCCGCCCGGCAATGCCGACGCCTCGCCGGACACCTCGACACCCGCGGCGACGCAGAGCGGAGAACCGCCAATTCCCCCTGGCCGTCGTGTAGACAGGGCGCCGGAAGCAACGGTCGTGCTCACCTCCACACCTCTCGCTCGGCGGCTCCCGGGGCTCGATGCCCGGCACGCCACCAGCCGCGCCCGCCACCTCCGGCGCGGACTCCTCGTCATCGCCGTCCTCGCCGCCGTCCTCCTCCTCGCCGCCGCTCTGGCGGTGACCTTCGTCGGCATCTCGGGGAAGCCCCACGCCGCCCACGCCGCCCACGCCGCCCGGGGCATCGCGGTGTCCGGCACCACCGCGGCGGCGCGCCCTTCGGCCCCGCTCACGAGGACCGCCGGCGCCTCGGCGACCCGGACGGCCTCGGCGCCCACCGTGACAGCGGCCCTGGAGCCCTGGCAGCTGCGGGCGCCGATCGACGCCGAGGTCGTCCTCCCCGCGGCGCCGCGCAGCCCTCTGCTCGAGGTGTTCGGGGGGTCGACGACCGGCAACCAGGCGGCCGAGGGCATCTTCACCCTGGACCCGTCGACCGGGGCCCTGGTCCACGTGGGCAACCTGGGACAGCCGCTCGCCGACGCCACGGGGGCCGTGGTGGGTGGCGGGGACCTGGTGCTCGGGGGCGACACCGCCGCGCCCCTGTCGAGCGTGCAGGGACTGGCCCCGAACGCCAGCGGCACGTCGACGACCGGCAGCGTCCCCCTCGCCACCGTGGTCGGGGCGCTGCCCGAAGCGCGTGCCGGCGCGTCGGCGGCCACCGTGGGAGCGGTGACGTACGTCGTCGGCGGCACGGGCGGGCCCGCGCCCGATGCCACCGTCCTGGCCACGCGCGACGGCCGCGCCTTCACCACCGTGGCCACCCTGCGGATCCCGGTGGCGTTCCCGGCGGTGGCCGCCGTCGGCGACAAGCTCTTCGTCTTCGGCGGGAAGGCACTCGCCGGCGGCGGCGCCGGCGGGCCCATCGCCACCATCCAGATCGTGGACCTCGCCACCCACAGGGTGACGATCGCGGGCCGGCTCCCGGTGCCCCTCGCCGGCGCGGCCGCCGTCACCCTCGCCGGCCACGTGTTCATCGTGGGCGGCGACACCGCGGCTGTGACCACCTCGGGCACGGTGTGGGCGTTCGACCCGTCGACGCTCGCCGTCGGCACCGCCGGCCGTCTGGTGGTCCCGGTGGCCCATGCCGGCGTCGTCGTCGTGGGAGGGACGGCGTGGATCGTCGGTGGCGAGTCGAACGGCGCGCCGACCGCTGGGGTGCAGACGCTGACGCCGTGACGCCGGCGGCCGAACCGTGACGCCGGGCCCACCGGCGACGGGCTGACCCGCCTCGGGACCCTGCCTCCCGGGGACCCTGCCTCCCGGGGACCCTGCGCCGCTCGCCCGGCCTACGCCTTCTCCGCTTCGGAGTCCGCGCCCGACGCCGCCGACCCGCTCCAGCGCCGATGCTGGCGTCGCCGGCGCACGACGACGATGGCCACCACCGCCAGAGCCGCGGTGCCCACGATGACGAGCGAATACACCCCCACCGTCCTCGCCACCGCGGCGTAGGACTGGCCCGCGACGTAGCCGATCATGACGAAGGTCACCCCCCACGTGATCCCGCCGATGGCGTTGTAGAGGAGGAAGGTGCGGTAGCGCATGCCGCTCATCCCGGTCAGCCCGGGGACGAGGGCGCGGGCGAGGGCGACCCACCGCCCGAGGAACACGGCGGGCCCCCCGAAACGGGCCAGGAGCTCCTGGCTGCGTCGCACGCCGGGGTGGCCGCGCAGCGGGCGCCGTTCGACGAGCCAGGGCCCGAGGTGCTTGCCGACCTCGTACCCCACCGAGTCGCCGGCAATGGCGCAGGCCACCACCACGAAGAGCATGACGACGAGGTTGATGTGATGGAGCGAGGCCAGGGCCCCGCCGATCAGGGCGGCCGTCTCGCCGGGGATGACGAAACC from Acidimicrobiales bacterium encodes the following:
- a CDS encoding MBL fold metallo-hydrolase: MVDVTGVLQKDAWDRDVMPPVERVRPGLWSIPVPIPDNPLRYVLVYAFELDNGIAIVDAGWNTEDAWTALNNGLVEAGGSIADVRAVLVTHIHPDHYGLAGRVREESGAWIGLHPDDAEMLEARYMNTDDLLARMRDFLEDAGVPATKLPDLNFASMMIRGQVTMAVPDVLFEDGRRVDVPGWDLQTVWTPGHSPGHVCFYSDRHRLLLSGDHVLPRITPNIGVHTQQFPNPLGKYLESLLKVQNLGVDEVLPAHEYRFAGLGARLDEIITHHADRLAEIEGLISEHPGSTAWDLSVLLRWSRPWHEIADFMQRAAVGETLAHIVLLENHQRVRREGAMPSRFYLPEQR
- a CDS encoding DedA family protein, giving the protein MPAPDVGQRVMGPLGPLTASHVGSGTAGVLAGVSSWLEHFHGPVVYVLCGLLVFGEAAVLLGFVIPGETAALIGGALASLHHINLVVMLFVVVACAIAGDSVGYEVGKHLGPWLVERRPLRGHPGVRRSQELLARFGGPAVFLGRWVALARALVPGLTGMSGMRYRTFLLYNAIGGITWGVTFVMIGYVAGQSYAAVARTVGVYSLVIVGTAALAVVAIVVVRRRRQHRRWSGSAASGADSEAEKA